The Faecalibacter bovis genome includes the window TTAAGTGAAGAAGGGTAGAATATATTATTTTTTGATAGAATAAGTATTGAAAGATTTTACCCAATATAATATATCTTTTATAAACTAATTTGTGAAATAGAAGTATTTAGATTCAATTTATAAAATGACTTTTAATTTTTTTAGTATCAAATTTTAAAATTAGATATAAAAAAATAATTAAGTACTTTAATTATTTAATAGAAAAAAATCAATTCAAATTTGATTAAAAATAAAAATCGGAAAATCTTAAGATTTTCCGATTTTTTAAAATTTATATAAAAATTTATTAGTCAAATTGTACACAATTCCAACCTTGACAAGCTTGAGGTCTTTCCTTTTCTTTTTCTTTTCCAAATAAATTTATAGCTGGATTTGTGTTGCTCGAATTAATTGTATCAGTTGTGTTTCTTGATTCAATTTTCGGGAAAGTAGCGTTGTATTCAGAGTTGTCATCATCGTTTGCACATGAAACAAGTGATAAAGATATTGCAGTTAATACAATTAATTTAGAGTAAAGTCGTTTAATATTCATATGTTTTTTTTTCAAAACTATATATTGTAGGTTATATTTGGAAATAAATATAGTCATATTTTATATATAATGACGGAAAACGTATATAATTGATTGTAAATAATTAAAAATGAAGTTAAATACTTTAATTTTTTTTCTATTTGTTTGTATAAATTCCTTTTCACAAACAGATATTAAAAACGAAAACATAAAAGAGTTACTTAATAATAGAACTGATCTAACAAATGAAGCAATCTTCGAAAGATTAGATAAAGCTATAGCTCTTGCTATTTCTACTAACGATGAAGAAATAATTTCAACTGCTTATTTAGAAAAAGCAACATTCTTATATGGACAAAAAAAATATAAAACTTCATTAGAAAATTATTTAAAAGCTTCTCAATATTTAGATCCAAAGAAAAATAGTTCTAAATATTATACAATTCAATACGGATTAGCATTATCAAATCAACATATAGGAAATTTAGAAGAAGCAAATACGATTCTATTAGAATGTTACAACTACTTTAAAAATAATCAAGAAATTGATGATAATAAAAAGGCTTTAGCCGCTGTATTAGGAAGGTTAACGGTTCTGAATATATTAAATAACAATATATTGAAAGCCGAAACTTATAACGAAGAACATCTAAAAGGTTCAAACGATAAAATTGATTCAGATTATGCTTTAAAAAACAAAGGTATAATACAATTTTATAAAGGAAATTACGATGAATCAATTAAGTTATTAGAGAAGTCTTTAACTACTATTGTAAATAATAAAGATGTTTACTGGGAAATGTATATCCTTTATTATTTAGGTGAAAATTATCAGAAAAAAGGCGAGCAAAATAAAGCAATAAGTTACTACGAACAAGTTAAAGCGCTATATGAAAAGACAGGAATTACAGATATTACTTTGCGAGATAATTTCCTGAAATTAAATAGTTATTATAAAGAACAAGGTGATAAGAGCAAGCAAGTTGAAGTAATTAATACTTTAATAGAATTTGATAGCATAAATTATGTCGTAAATCAAGAAGTTTCACAACATTATTTCAATGACTATATAAAGAACAATTTAACATTACAAAGAGATCAATTAGAGAAAGAAGTTAAATTTCTTAATACACAAAGTATAGTTCTTCTAATTCTTATTGTAATTATCGCAATTGCATCATTTTTAGTTTATTATAAATTAAAGAAGAAGAACGAAATTTTAAATAGAAAAGTAGAAGAGTATCTTGATAAGTTAAGCCAGGATAGTACTGAAGAAGTTGTAGTAGCTAAGGTTGAAACAATTTTAGAATCGGATAAAATTTTATTTCAAGAATTAGAGCAGAAAATCAGGGTTTTCGAGGAAAATCTAGAGTTTATTAATTCAGATGTTTCATTAGATTCTTTAGCAAAGAGTTTAAATACAAACCGTTCTACCTTATCTAAATTTGTAAATACATATAAGAATAAGAATTTTAGAAAATATTTAAATGATCTTCGTATCAACTATATCATCAAAAAGTTAGTGAGTGATAAAAAATACCTAAATCTTACGATGGATGGGCTTGCAGAAGAGTGTGGTTTTAATTCTAGACAGAAATTTTCTGATGCATTTTTAGATACAACTAATATCAGACCGAAAGATTTTATCAAAAATTTGAGTGATAAAATAGATAAATAAATCAGTTCCGAATTGAAATTTTTTATATAAAGTACAGAAACGTCTATTTCTGTACTTTTTTTATTTACATAACAAAAAATATGACTAAAAATTTAAATTTTTATTAATTATATAATGAATTTAATAACAATCATTTAAGTTTTTTAAAAAAGGAAAAAATATATTCTTTTACGTCAAAAATAATACGCTATGACGATACTTGACTACAAGTACTTGCATCAAGTAAAAAACTAATCTACTTTTACCTCAAGGATTACGACATATTCTTGGAGTAATATCGAGGCGCTAATTTACTAATGTTAAATGTTATCATTGGTCTCGATAGGAAATAAGAATAGTTTTAAGTTAGTTAGGTTAGTAAACATGGTAGTTTTTTAGTTGAACTACCATGTTTCTTTTAAAAATCCGAATATGGAATTAAATACAATATTCCATATATAAGTTTAGAAATTTTCTTTTAGTTTAATATTTTATGCATTTTTTTTAAGAAACGTTTATTGATAAGATAAACGTTTTTTTATTTGCATAAAAAAAGCCCTTTAAACGGGCTTTTTTCTTTATGTTTCTTATGGATTAGTCGACCATAATCCGAAATCTTTTACAAAAGCACGCTGCGGAAGTTTTAAATGACTCACAATTAAGTAAGCTAAATCCTCAGGCTGTAAAACACGATCTTCGTTTCCATCCGTAAACTTAGCATTTAAAGTCATTTCAGTAGCGATTGTACTTGGGTTAATCGTTGTAACACGCACACCTTTTTTTCTAAATTCTTGCATCACAGCCTCCGTCATATTAATCACAGCAGCTTTAGAAGCTCCATAAGCACTCAAATTAGCGTTTCCTTTTAATCCAGCTGTAGAAGCAATATTAATGATGTCACTTGATGTTTGTTGCGTTAAATAAGGTAAAACCTCATGCATTACGTAATATGTCCCTAAAACGTTTGTTTTAATAGTATTTTCAAAATCTTCAATTGGTAAATCTAAAATTCCACCAACTCTTAAAATACCTGCATTGTTAATTAAGATGTCTATTGATGCTGCATTTTCAGTTAATTCGTTAACAGAATTTTTCACTTCTTGTAACTCACTAATATCTGCAGTTGAAATTGAAACAGAAATTGTATCATCTATAGTTTTTGCTTCGCTAGCAACTGTTTCTAAATCTGATAATGTTCTACCAACTAATAATAAATTAACTCCTTCTTTAGCCAATGCTAAAGCCATTGCTTTTCCTAAACCTTTTCCAGCTCCTGTAATTAAAGCTGTTTTTCCATTTAATGATTGCATTTCCATTGTAATAAATTTTTACAAAGTTTGTTTATTTCAGCTAATTCATCAAATGTTTTAGAATAAATTATGTTTAAATAATTTAGAATTTTATCTCGCAAATTGAAGATTTATAAGAGTGATATGCAAATGCTTCGAATTAATTATTTTATTTAAAACATTATATGCTATTGTGTTTTAATATTTTGTATATTAATAAAAAATTAATTCTTTTAGCTTTGAGATTAGTAATATTAGTGATGTTTTTATTGTTTTCTTTTAAGGGATATAGTTTTCCGAAATTCGAAAGTGAACAAAGATTTTATGATGAATCGCTAAATAAAGAATTTAGAGCGGCGTCAGATTTATTGGGAGATTTATATATCAATAAAGATTTAGAAACTAAAATT containing:
- a CDS encoding 3-ketoacyl-ACP reductase, which codes for MEMQSLNGKTALITGAGKGLGKAMALALAKEGVNLLLVGRTLSDLETVASEAKTIDDTISVSISTADISELQEVKNSVNELTENAASIDILINNAGILRVGGILDLPIEDFENTIKTNVLGTYYVMHEVLPYLTQQTSSDIINIASTAGLKGNANLSAYGASKAAVINMTEAVMQEFRKKGVRVTTINPSTIATEMTLNAKFTDGNEDRVLQPEDLAYLIVSHLKLPQRAFVKDFGLWSTNP
- a CDS encoding tetratricopeptide repeat protein, with the translated sequence MKLNTLIFFLFVCINSFSQTDIKNENIKELLNNRTDLTNEAIFERLDKAIALAISTNDEEIISTAYLEKATFLYGQKKYKTSLENYLKASQYLDPKKNSSKYYTIQYGLALSNQHIGNLEEANTILLECYNYFKNNQEIDDNKKALAAVLGRLTVLNILNNNILKAETYNEEHLKGSNDKIDSDYALKNKGIIQFYKGNYDESIKLLEKSLTTIVNNKDVYWEMYILYYLGENYQKKGEQNKAISYYEQVKALYEKTGITDITLRDNFLKLNSYYKEQGDKSKQVEVINTLIEFDSINYVVNQEVSQHYFNDYIKNNLTLQRDQLEKEVKFLNTQSIVLLILIVIIAIASFLVYYKLKKKNEILNRKVEEYLDKLSQDSTEEVVVAKVETILESDKILFQELEQKIRVFEENLEFINSDVSLDSLAKSLNTNRSTLSKFVNTYKNKNFRKYLNDLRINYIIKKLVSDKKYLNLTMDGLAEECGFNSRQKFSDAFLDTTNIRPKDFIKNLSDKIDK